The Vitis vinifera cultivar Pinot Noir 40024 chromosome 18, ASM3070453v1 region TGATCTTGATGGGAACTTGTTTAGTTTACCTTTGGGAATACATGAGTGAcgcattagtttaagtttcaacttcatctagtCTAATTCCTTTTATTCCTTACAATTTTGATTTGCTTATTTGGCTTTTTAGTGACTCATTTAGTTATACCTGTTGCTTGATAGGACACCATGCCACCAAGGAGATCTGCATCTTCCCAAAACAGTCAAGCTAGTGATGATATACCTCCTCCATCTGAGGGTTTGCCCCCTATGAGTACTGAAGGGCTTTATAGATACTTAGGGACTTTGGCTGGCTTGGTTGAGTGTCAGGCTAGAGCTACTGGAAGTAATGGTCAAGGACAATCCTCATCTAATATAAGTAGCTCCTTTGACGACTATAAGAAGTTAGGTCCTCTTTACTTTTCTAGTACTTCAGATCCAACAGAGGCAGAGGCTTGGATTATGAAAATCgagaaattctttgatgtcATTGATTGTTCTGAGGAACAAAAAGCCTCTTATGTAGCATTTATGTTAGACAAAGAGGCAGACCATTGGTGGCGCATGACTAAGAGGCTTTTGGAGAATCAGATGCCTATTGTTTAGAGTCAGTTTAGGGAGGCTTTTTATAAGAAGTACTTTCTTGACAATGTTCGATGACAAAAGGTGGGAGAGTTTGTCCGTTTGGAATAAGGGAATTTGATTGTGGCCTAGTATGAGACTAAGTTTACCGAACTATCATGTTTTGCCCCATAGTTGATTGctataaaggagaaaaaaacattaaagtttTAGGATGGACTGAAGCCTTATCTGAAGAATAAGATATCAATTTTGAAGCTTAGTCTTTATTTAGAGGTGGTAGACAGAGCCCTTATTGCAGAGAAGGATAATGAAAAGTTTCACCAATATAGGGAACAACAAAGGAAGAGGAATAGAAATGATGGTGGTCATGGTAACCAAGCACAAAAAAGGTCTACTCCAAGTAGAAAtcagaataaaagaaaaacaacacaAAATTTAGATGACATTTGTCCTACTTGTGGCaagaagcatgggggtaggTCATGCTATAGAGaggagcttgctttggttgtggaaaATGGGGACATATGGTTCGGGATTGTCCAAAGTGTAAGAAGTTTATATTTAGGAAGCCTAAGGAGGAGAATAAAGAGGATAGACAAAAGCCCAGGGCTTAAGGGCAGGTATTTGCTATGACTCATAGAGATACTCAGGCTACTTCTGATGTAGTGACAAGCACTCTTCAAATTcacaccttatttgctagagcCTTAATTGATCCTAGTTCAACCCACTCTTTTGTTTCTATATCTTTTGCTAATTTGTTGGGTATGCCAATTGATaacatggactttgatttatttgttgctaCTTCTTTAGGAgatttttttatggttaataaAGTACTTAGAGATTGTTGTGCGATGATTGGGTATCAAGAGATGACAGTTGACTAAGTACTTCTTGACCTCCAAGATTTTGCTGTGGTTTTGGGaatggattggttagcttcatACCATGCATCTGTTGATTGTTTTGGGAAAAGAGTGACGTTTAGCATTCCTGGTCAGCCTGATTTTAGTTTTGAGGGGAAGCATGTGGACAAACCACTGCGTATGATCTCAGCTTCATGAGCTAGTTCTTTGCTCAAGAAAGGTTGTCAAGGCTTTTTGGCTTATGTTGTGAATGaggaaaatgattaaaagttGGAAGACATAGCGATTGTAAGGGACtatcctgatgtctttccagaTGATCTACTTGGCTTGCCACCAGAGAGGGAGGTGGAGTTCATCATTGATTTGGCACCAGAGACAACTCCTATCTCTAAGGCCCCTTATAGGATGTCACCTATAGAGTTTAAGGAGTTGAAGATTCAACTTCAGGAGTTGTTAGATAAGGGTTTCATTaggcctagtgtttcaccttggggagctcctgttttatttgtaaagaaGAAGGACGGATCTATGAGACTCTGTATTGATTATaaagagttgaataaggtgacgATGAGAAACAAGTATCCCCTTCCTcagattgatgatttgtttgatcaatTTCAGGGTGCatgtgtgttctctaagattgaTCTCCAGTCTAGTTATCATTAACTAAGGGTTAGAAGTGAAGATGTACCTAAGACTGCTTTTTGAACTAGATATGGGCGttatgagtttttggttatgtcttttggtttgactaatgcacctactgcttttatggacttaatgaatagggtattcaagcCCTATCTAGAtcagtttgtggtggtttttatagatgatattttggtgtgCTCAAAGAGTAGGGAGGAGCATGAGTGCCGTTTGATTACTATATTGCAGACTCTCAGAGATAAGCAACTGTATGCTAAACTAAAGAAATGTGAGTTCTGGTTAGGTAAAGtttctttccttgggcatgtggtGACCAATGATGGCATCTCTATTGACCTTGGAAAGGTAGATGTTGTGTCAAATTGGAGGAGACCTAATACTGTGACCGAGATTCAAAGTTTCTTAGGACTGGCTGGTTGTTATAGGCGGTTTATTGAGAGGTTCTCTAAGATTGTTGTACCTCTGACCAAGTTGACTGAGAAAggggttaagtttgagtggtctaATGATTATGAATGTAGTTTCCAAGAGTTAAAGAACAGATTAGTGGcagctcctattttgactatcctTTCAAGCTCAGGAAGgtttgtggtgtatagtgatgcctctcgttagggtttgggttgtgttcttatgcaacatgggaaagttgtagcttatgcttctagacaaTTGAAGCCTTATGAATGAAATTATCCAACTAATGATTTGGAGTTAACTGCAGTGGTTTTTGCACTTATGATCTgaagacattttctttttggtgaaacttgtgagatattcacagatcataagagtttgaagtatttattttcccaaaaaggaattgaacatgagacagaggaggtggattgaactacttaaAGACTATGACTAAATTATTCAGTATCACCCAGAGAAGGCGAATGCTATGGCTGACGCCTTGAGTAGGAAATCTGTTGGTTTTTTATCAACTATTAGAGGTTGTTAGAGGCAATTATTGGAAgatttgaggagtttacaagtccatATGAGAGTTTTGGACTTGGGAGTTCTTCTGGAGAACTTTAGAGTACAACCAAACTTAGTTAAGAGAATTAAGGCCCTACAAAAAAACGATTTGAATTTAGTGCAACTTATGGAAGAGGTTAAAAATGGGAGTAAGCCTGACTTTGTTTTATCAGATGATGGGATTTTGAGGTTTAGGACTAGACTTTGTGTTCCAAATGATGGAGACTTGACGAGGAAGCTCATTATTCTAGGCTTGCGATCCACCCAGGAGAGACAAAGATGTACAAAGATTTGAGACAAAATTATTGGTGGTTAGGTATGAAGCGAGATATTGCGcaatttgtggctcagtgtttGGTGTGTCAACAAGTGAAAGTTGAGCGTCAACGACCAGTAAGGTTTTTGCAACCACTTTCTATTCCCGAGTGGAAATGGGAACATATTACTATGGATTTTGTTACAGGGTTACCAAGGACCTTAGAGGGTAATAATGTgatttgggtgattgttgatcaattgacaaagtctgctcatTTTCTGCCTATGAAAGTCAATTTTTCTATGGATCGTTTAGCTTCTCTTTATATTAAGGAAATTATGAGAATGCATGGTGTACCTATTTCTATAGTATCTGACagagatcctcgtttcacttctagattTTGGCATAGTTTACAGAAAACATTAGgtactaagttgagttttagtactgctttTCATTTGCAGACTGATGGTCAATCAGAGAGGGTAATTCAGGTCTTGGAAGATTTGTTGAGAGCTTGTGCTTTGGACCtaaaaggtaattgggatgattatTTGCCCCTAGTGGAGTTTGCTTATAATAATAGCTTTtaagctagcattgggatgacACCTTTTGAGGTGTTGTATGGTAGGAGATGTCGATCTCCTATTTGTTGGGATGATGTTGGAAAGAAGAAACTTTTGAGGCCTGAACTTGTGTAGTTGACTGTTGAAAAGGTCTCTTTAATTAAGGAAAGATTAAAAACAACACAAAGTAGACAGAAAAGTTATGCTAATAATTGTAGacgagatttggagtttgaggtgggtgatcatgttttcttgaaagtttcacctatgaagtctataatgagatttggaagaaaaaggaaactcagtcctcgttttgtgggaccatttgaggtattagaaagagtaggcactttggctTATAAAGTGGCCTTGCCCCTAAGTCtatctaagattcataatgtattccatgttttgactttgaggaaatatatttatgatccctctcatgttgtggagttggagcctattcaaatttctGAAGACTTAACCTATGAAGAGGTGcccgttcaaattgtggatgtgatggataagatactacgacatgctgttgtcaagttggtaaaggtccaatggagcaatcatagtatctaagaggccacttgggagttagaagaagagatgagagaaaaacatcctcaattatttcaagactcaggtatgtcaagtttaaaggactaaaattttgttaaggaggaGAGGATGTAATGCCCAAGTTTTTTTTAggggtaatttaggaaaatattaataataattaaattaattaattaatcaatttaacgAAATTGAAAGAGgggtaaaaatataattttatgaataaataccctaggtataaattagaaattttgttctTCTTGTTATTTTCTGAATAGTGTTTCTGTTCACAAAATTCtagagaacgtaaggttggagtcggatttcaaggtttgaagaaTAAACCTCTATAGGTAAAATTCTAACccctaaattaatattttacattcattagttaatttcaagcacaGTAGATattcttttttggaaaacccaaatctagattagggttagtttatttttttaatttgttttaatatcaaaatagtgaaaaattaagattttgatttattgttggaaattgagaaatcttaagtttttagatgaaaaaaaaaaaaaaaaggattctttagaagattttgatttaagctagggttaatttattttttttttaaaagtaaataaatatattgttaattGTGGCTTGAgggattagaaaaaaaaaaaaaaaaaacgtgtgTGCACTGGTTGCATGCGTGTGGGAACTGTGCATCCACTTTTTGTAGCATTATGTAAGGATTTCATGGTTGAAATCTAGTTGGTGGATTTTCACATACTCTATTATTAGACTTTGATGGATACTTGGGTATGTAATATTAATAGTAGCAAGACTCCGTATTATTAGACTTTGATGGGtaatgtattatttaataaaagaagaTGTGTACGGATGGTATTGGGgtggttaatatatatatatatatatatatctattatTATGTTAGCAATGATGGAGAGTTGTTGTGTATAGACTATGTTtggtgaaaaataaaacttgaaagtgagaaaatataatttataaataaaagaaagtaaagtttttggtattataattatattaatgatgggcgtaagttaataaatagcatagaatttaattagtgaaaataaattacaatttcattaaattatgttgtgtcccaagaaataaattgaaaataaaatttaagttttatatgaattaaaaatttattaaattttctaaaataggaatagattaaattatctttcataattaaaaaacattaatttgaatacctaaaattttaggattgtcaaacttatacttttaaataaatagtaatgactatttctcttatattttgttaggtgaagagtagattttcaagattatttttctccaaagtttaTGAGGACTTCTCTTGAGGTAAGAGAAATAATgcagttattttttttttagaaacaaatttttatatacatcatttggaaacgttttgagttattatttgttttatgcattgatcaaatatgttttgcatgaaaagtatgttagaaccttACATTTTGTTTATAATAGAGAAATGTgaagatattatgttttgcaaatttgaataattgaaataagtatttgactctggtttgtttagcccttgtcaacgggatatgatagttgacttttgactttttagcctttgtcaatgggatataatagttgacctttacatttcttggtgaggaatgtaattgatttggaccccagcttCTAGGGGTTttgttagaggttactagtactagtagtgtttggttccgtccaccttaaaggaacaatttgaggttagccacctatttgaaaaaccccacctaactgggcaccatttgatgtttgatgaccaaagtaaataaataatttgaatgttttgattgaatttgaaatgaaaatgtttgaacCAGAAATGAAAGAGTAcagttaaaagttttgaatgtattgacaaaactgactcaaaggtttatgaaaataattagttataatatctcctattttgcaagtgaacttgaaatatttgatccatggattgcattaatgttccttattgggctttgagctcattcctatttgttgataatttttcaggtacccttagttcgggggatgagtgatggctaggtcggggaatggtcatcattaggattttgcttaggatattgttagcttataagtttatatTCATTTGGATTACTTGGTTTTTGGAAGATATTTAGATTTTaacttacaattttttattttttattttttatgatagtttgaagttgagatttgaagattatgaaaatttgttagcacttgatttgtttgagtttgcaatctatttggataatggattttggttgatggatgcttagtattaaagttaagtttgaagattttagaattttgttccgctactatgaacaggtatttggtaattggttacttccaattacaatatgaatgtttgggtcaggttacactttaagccttcgggtttgaggtgtgaaatgaccgtcacgcccttggagtgggtcttcaGGCGGGACACTATGAGCTTTCCATAGCCAAGTAAGGGACTTTAAACCCAggaaaaatcaatttctttctttctgtctTGCTTCGAATTCCCATCATCGGTCTCCTTAGGTGAAATGGGAGTCTTATTATCCATAAAGAAGCAATCGACTAGCAGCTACTAATGTTCTCAAAACTGATTGAACAATATATACCCATGTAGGTAATTCACCAGAAAAGGATCATAGGAGTCCGATTTGTCCAATGGACATGccattaataaaatcattaacTTTCCCATCTTGACATTTTTAAATAGAGCAATCTACAACAGGACTACATGTTATGCACATTCAGTGCCTTCTGAAACATCTTTGCTATATTCCATAAACAGTGAAGCCAAGTGGTGCTGAGTAATGCGTTTTGAAGACCATGGTGTTGTGTAAAGGAATAGATATTCCATCAGAAGACTAGGCACCATTAAACCATGGCAGTAGCTTAAACAAAGCTTCAACCCTTAATTTCTCTACAAATAAGCAGcaggtttcaaaattttccaatatCTTATGAATTATATCCATCACATATGAGATGCAGAGTTGGACGAACTGCTTATTTTCGATGTCTACTACAATTGAATCTATCGAACCAAATAGACAGCGAAGGTTATCACTTTTTAGTCTTCAGAATCCATTTTCAATTGCGCCAGTCCCATTAAGTCTTCCTGATGACTCCCACATTGTCAAGAAATCATACCTTAACTGAATTCAAGAATCACTCAATCTTCCTTGTCAACCCACAGAAACACACCGAGTACGCTGGGATTTGCTGCACACCTCATCTTTCATACCAACACTTCTAGCATTCCCTCGAAACATGCCCAAGAACACAAAGACTCGAACACCATACgaaaaaagaaacatagaagATAGATGAAAATGGAGTAAACTCAGAGGAAGAATGagcataaaagaaattaattaacgTGAATAGCCTCATTTCAAGTGCCAATCCATAGGCTAAAACAAGGGAATGATTCAAAATATGATCTAAATAAAAGCAGGGTACGATTTCTACCATCGAATCCGAAGATGGAcacatatgaaaattattttcagatgGAATCAGTTACAttaaaagaatgaagaacataGAAAACAGACCAAGAACCAATTTCAACATAACAATTTGTGGCCCTTttcgtccacaccaatcaacaaaatattaaatactCTGAAATGACCAGAAggaaaaattgaatataaataagAATTCCGAGAGTAATAAGAAGTGTACATGGAATAACCAGACGTTAAGAAGTATTCCTTAACTTCAAGTGAGATCGGTTCTCCTTCTGCAAAATCCCACCAAAGGCTGGTGAACatgatttctttttcctcttacCAAGGCAATATGAAATTCTTTTTCTCCCCTCCTCTTAATACGTGATGCCAGTCCCCCTTTGAatacctccattttttttcctttcttttcttcctgTAGTCGATCTCCCCATGAAAATAATATGTGTTGTccctctaaaaataaaacctcccattttttcaaaatttaggtgATTCTCCTTCCAAATAGATGGTAGCCCCTTTCCTCgaccacccaaaaaaaaaaaaaaaaactaagaaatatGAGTTCAaaacattataataaaataaaataaaataataaagacatTCATACAAAGCCACACAAGTCATGTAGGCCATGCCATCATGCAAGTCATATAAAAAGTAAGtctaaaagtgcctaagtgacctaagtgggcctaagtgaactTAGACAGGCgtaaggtgtctaaatgggtCTAAGGTGGTGCTTAATAGACTGGGTATACCTATACGGACCTAGGGTGAGACTAGGTGGGCCTAACTAAGTCAAACTtaaagtgcacctaagtgaagTTTAATCTAAACTTGAAAGACTGTCATGGTCATAATGTGGAGCCGGATAAACCCCTCAACTGAAGTCTCCAAAGTGGCTCAAAAAAGGTAAGTTACATGAGTAGTAACGGGCCATCAaagaactattgtggagcactAGAAGTGAACTTAGAGACATGTGATAAATGGACAAAAATGGAGGGTCTAAAAATTGCTTTTGTGTATGATCTAATTCATTGTAACTTCTCTTAAGCACACATTGAATTTCTTAGTTAGGTTCTTGTTCTAGTTTATACAATTCACTTTCCCACTAGCTTACTGTCTTGCCCTATAAGAAACAACCCAAAACTTTAAGACCCATTAGAAGACCATTAACATAATGTACCATAGAGTTTGAAAGTTTTTTATAATCTTCTTTGGGATGGTTTTGTTTAAAAGCATTCCAACTAAAGAGTTCAATAGCTTTCTTGTGATCTATTTTCTTAACCTCAAATAATGCATCCATTTCATGTACCTCTAATAGATTCTTATCTCTAGTTGTTACAATAATTCTACTTCCTAATCCAAACCAATTATGATCACTAGCTAAGGCTTCCAATTGGTTCAAATGATCAACATCATCAAGCACAAGAAGGACTTTTTTAAAGCAAAGCTTGTCTTTTATCATACTGATCCCTTCATCAACATTGCTTATAAAATTCTTCCTCTTCTTGGTAAGATATCATTAAGGAGTTGTTTTTGTAAAGAAAGTAGGCGTTGGCTTTTGGAATCCTCTCTAACATTAGCAAGAAAGCTAGTAATCATGAACTGTGCGATAATTCGATTATATAAAACTTTGGAAATGGTTGTCTTACCAATTCCTTCAAATCATAGATCCTAACCATGCGAACATCATTTGATATTGGGTCAATCATCAGTGgaaaatttttttccatttcttgtaAATGATAATCCATCCCAATGAGCTTTTTGTCAACATGTAAGAGTTTCTGGCTAAATCTCATCAAAATAACGTGAGTAATATCCTCAATATAATCTGCTTCAAACCTACCACTAGCAAGACACATAGATGGGTGAGCCAATAGACTAACaaacaatagaaaatatgaagtaAACTTGATTCTGTTGGGTTTCATATAAAAACTTGAATTATGGGCAAATAAAGTTTGTTAAGGGGATATGGATTAATTAAATAGATCATTCAAGCACCATTAGAACACCATAAAAAAAGAGACCTTCACTACAACAAATTAAATGATCAGGGATGAAATGTTTTGTCTCCAACAATATTCTTTTCTGGTTAAAAGgctttcttgaaaaaaaaaatttgtctcCACAATTGTGTCACCCTATAGTTTTAGAGATGAATAATTACATTTCATTAGGAAAACATATCAATGACGAAATGAAATCTCATGGCCAAAACTATTTGCCAACAAGTGTTTTTTGTGGCATAAAGTAAAATGTTTTGTTGggaattagattttcaaatatctaGTAAACCATTTGGTGACACAAAATTTCATTGGGCAAcgaaattatttcatctctaaaTGTTACTTTATACATTAGGAGACGAAATATTTTCATCTCCACCATGTTGACATAGAGTTTCTACaatgaaataattttgtctCCAAATATTTCCACTTACATTTAGGGAGGAAATATTTTCGTTTCGAAATATTGACATATAGTTTCGGTAACAAACAAATTGTCTTTAAATGTTTTCATCACAATGGGAGATAACATTATTTCATCTTTCCTACCTCTATTCATATTGGAAGATTACTCACCTACCTTTCTAGATGACGTTGAcctttatttgaaattttacacAATTATTTTCATAAGCTTATTTTCAGTTAGGGTCAGTCCTAAAATGGCATTTGATCTATCTCAAaacactaaaataaaaaaaataaaaaaaaagaaatcaagaataGTTGTTTGCATATACCAACATATTAACCTAATAAAAGAATCGAAAGAACTAAGAAATCAATTAAATAGTgattgaaaagtcaaaaaggtAAAATTAAGTACACATGTTAGATTTTGATTAGTAAAATTTGAAGAACTTTAGTGGTCAAATAAGTGGGTTAGAATTTATATCATGTCAGCTTCACTATagacatttttttagaaattgggtaggtggtgtttgttttttggctgaatagaaaaagccaaatattttagatttttctattcaattaaaagtaactaattgacatcaaccaacataattaaattaaacttattgataataagtttactttagttatgttggttAGTATCAACAAAGtccttttagttgaatagaaaaagccaaaatatttggttttttctattcaaccaaaaaacaaacgaCACCTAAGTCTTACTCATTActagaattaataattttagttttaaagatttattatagtgaaaaaataaaataaaagaaaatatgagtatgaaattttgaatttttcgaaattgaattttattgagAAATGGGAAATatagtttagaaaaaaaaaatgtaataattgcaagtagataaaaaaaatgattttggaaaaataGAAATCTATAGTTGgaggattttttaaaaataaataaataataaaaggaaggggaaataattaaagaaagaaataaaataaaaataaaaataaaaaggaggaTTAAAAGTGGCCAAAAGCCACTAcctaagagaaaataaatttaaaaaaagaaaacaaaaaggggaTTGAAGTAGCATGAAAGCTACTGGAGGATAGGgttagaaagggaaaaaaaatgtgaaaagagGAGAAACAGGAGCTAAAGAAAGAGGGCATTCTGCTGAAAGTGGGAGATGTCGTCCACCTTCAGTAGCCGATTTAGTAAGCTATGCATGATCTGTTTAGGAGAACAGTATTTTTGTTGTGAAGAACATGCTATGGAGTCCAATTTCAGTTATAACGGTTAGATTTTTCAGTTTGTGGTAGGGTGATTTTGACTTTTAATGGATGCTTGGATACCAAAAAAAGGTTATATTTACCGATTCTTTAACCACCATCCGGTGATACCCGCCACCATGGTCAACGCTGCCCTCCACCCCTTTATCTTCCTCCTTCCCCTCCTCATGAACTGCGTTTCTTTCATGATCGGATTAAGCTTCTCCAAAACTCCGAATCTGTCCTCGCACATGCAATAGTTCCACGTGGTAGAAAATCGGAAAAACTAATTTTCCCATTTGCTCCCCGCAATCCATGATCTTTGTCAGTTCTTCCAAACACTCCGACAGAATTATGAGGCAAATCCTTGACTCTTCAATAGCTTTTAAAAGTTCTGCTGCAATCTCTTCTCCTCTTGGAAGCTCTTCATCATCCCTAAAGGTACGAATCCCTTTCTGATTCAAAGTTCTGTCTAGATGATCTGTAAAATTATGGCGGGTATCGTAATTCCATCCACGAATAGAaaaggaagatgaagaagaagacgcCCTTTGACTTTGTGGATTTGCAAAAGCCATCCGCTCCTGCTATGAGGACTCACTTTAACTCAGCTTAAATACATGCAATTTCTTCataaaaagtgaaaagaaattgCAGGAGAACATAGGTTGGTGGAAAGACAGCGATGGAATCTCCCTTGCAAGGTGGGGGTTGTGTGTGCTACAAATCTTGTCAAAGGTCTCTACTGGATCCGGACTCTTTTCAATTGTTTACAAATTAGTCtccatatataaaaaataaaaatagatttcaatatttttaataattattttattttaaattaaatgtaagaaagaGGTTTGACTCCAGCCATCAAACCATCCAACCATCCACCCACACATGTGATGCCCACAATGCTTCAGCATGACACGTCTCCGAGGAACAAGGAAAGTATATGGAATGCCgtgaaaatcatttaatttaatttacatcATTAATGATTGATGTGGGAATGGAGGACGAAATTTCGTGTCACTATAAAttaattctttgaaaatatctgaaaattgtattatgatatttgaaataataaaaaaaatttaataaattattttgtaccTTTCTTATGTATTATTTTTGTATACCCTTATAATTTGCTTTTCCATTATTCCATGTACTTGTATTATTCCATTTTTcaatatccataattaattaattaattgtcataatttCCTTTTACAtgattaataaaaacatttttaaaacttaaaagggTGTTACTATGGTACATTCCTAATAGGCTTAACATCTCAATTCAGACTCAGTTTTTGCTGACACgccttttctttaaaaatggaGTTAcactagggttttatttcttattttgttttctcttaaaaataaacaaaaataagtgacgactcca contains the following coding sequences:
- the LOC100853408 gene encoding disease resistance protein RPV1 — protein: MAFANPQSQRASSSSSSFSIRGWNYDTRHNFTDHLDRTLNQKGIRTFRDDEELPRGEEIAAELLKAIEESRICLIILSECLEELTKIMDCGEQMGKLVFPIFYHVELLHVRGQIRSFGEA